AAGAACCTCAACCCGCACAGTCCGCCGCCCGAAGCGAACAGCCTCGCGGGTGGACGGCATGTAAATGTCAATTCGGCGTCCGCGAATGCGGCCGCCCGTATCCTTGACGTGATACACGCCTGAATACTGACCGGCGTGAACCTTGACGACCGACCCAAGCGGCAACACACGCGGGTCGGCCGCCACAATGCCCGGCCGGACGCGCTCTCCCGATGCCGTTCTTCCCTTCAAACTGTACGCCGTGGCAATGAACGGCAGGGCGTTGGGGGAAGGCTCTATGCTGCTGCGGAGAGGAAAAACACTCAACACCGACGACACTGCCGGTAAGTCGAGCGCCTGTTCAATCGGGTTGGATGAGGGGTTGGAAAGGTCGGTTTTCGTTTCCAACGGCTTTGGCGTCTGGGAGGCATCCGGCGTCGGGCGGCCCTGCTGGGCGCGGACGGCGAAGTCGCCGACCGTCGCCAGTAGGACAAGGACGAATACGAACAAGAGCTTGAAGGGAAAGGGAGGCAGTAGCCCCCGACACACTGAAGCCCTAGTGGCGCATAAGCTCATGCCAAGTCCTCCTTGTTTGGAAAATGACCGTGGGACAGCCCGCCGTAAGGGAGGGCCCGTCACAACGGCTTGCAATCAAGCGGGGAACTCTATCACGGCCTGTCAAGCCGACCTGTCAGACGATGTAACCGCAGCAAGCTGCGCCAACCATGGCGCGGAAGCTTGCAGCCGCTAAAGCAGCGGACGTAAGATGCCGGGCTAATTGTGCGTTTTCGACAAAGCTATGTCGGTTTTTGGAGGCGTTCCCAGTGGCGAGTAATCATCGGCGTGTCATCATCATCGGCGCCGGGCCGGCGGGCTTCACGGCGGCGATTTACGCGGCGCGCGCCAATCTCAAGCCGTTGTTATTCGAGGGCGAAGGACCGGAAAACATCCCCGGCGGCCAGTTGATGATTACGACCGACGTGGACAACTATCCCGGCTTCGCGCATGGCATTCAGGGACCGGAGTTGATGGCGAACATGCGCGCACAGGCGATGCGTTTTGAGACGGAAATCCTGACGCGCAATGTGACGGCGGTGGATTTCAAAACGCGCCCGTTCCGCGTGTGGGCGGGCAACGACGAGTACACCGCCGACGCTGTGATTGTTGCCTGTGGCGCGTCGGCTAAGTGGTTAGGCTTGCCGTCGGAAGAGCGGTTGAAGGGATACGGCGTTTCGGCGTGCGCAACCTGTGACGGATTCTTCTTCAAGGATCGGGAAGTCGCCGTCGTGGGCGGCGGCGATACGGCGATGGAAGAGGCGCTCTTCCTCACCAAGTACGCCACGAAAGTCACGCTCATTCACCGCCGCCGCGAACTGCGGGCGTCGAAAATCATGCAAGCGCGCGCCTTCGCCAATCCCAAAATCACCTTCCTCTGGGATACTGTTGTTGAAGAGATTTATGGCGCGCGCGAGACGGGTGTGACCGGTCTTCGGCTGCGCAACCTCACAACGGACGAAGTGGTGGACTACAAGTGCGACGGCCTGTTTGTCGCCATTGGTCACCGCCCCAACACGGACTTGTTCGCCGGTCAGCTTGATCTCACCCCGCAGGGTTACATTGTGACAAAGCCCGGCTCAACGCACACCAGCGTGCCGGGCGTTTTTGCGGCCGGGGATGTGCAGGACGCCGTGTACCGCCAAGCCGTGACAGCGGCCGGCACAGGGTGTATGGCCGCGATTGACGCTGAGCGGTGGCTCGAAGAACAGGCGCATGCGGCGGCGCACTAGAACGTCTGGGCGCAAGCGGATGCCCCGACTGAATGCGCTAACGACGCTACCACGGACGGCTAACTACGATGTACGAGAACCTGCTCCTTGAAAAGCATGACCGGATTGCGGTGCTGACGATCAACCGGCCGGAGAAACTCAATGCCCTCAACATCGCCACCCGTGATGAGATTTTGGCGGCGCTGGATGCGCTCCAAGCCGATGCGGACGTGCGCGTGTTAATTGTCACCGGCGCCGGCGATAGAGCCTTTATCGCCGGTGCGGACATCAACGAGTTTGCTGGACAAACGGCGCTGTCGCAGCGCGACGTGATGACCCGGCGGCGGGCTTTTGACGCCATGGAGTCCTTTCCAAAACCGGTCATCGCCATGATCAACGGCTTTTGTCTGGGTGGCGGACTGGAGCTTGCCCTGTCGTGCGACATCCGCACAGCAAGCGACAACGCCAAGCTGGGGCAGCCTGAGATCAATCTGGGGGTCATCCCCGGCGGCGGCGGCACGCAGCGCCTGACACGCCTCATCGGCGAGGGCAAAGCGATGGAAATGATCCTCACCGGCGAGATGCTGACGGCGGCGGAAGCCCATGCCCTAGGACTGGTCAACCACGTTTTTGCGCCGGAGGAACTACGCGACAAAACCATGGCGCTAGCCGCCAAGATTGCGGAAAAGAGTCCGATCGCGCTCCGTATGGCGAAAGAAGCCGTCAAAACCGCCGCCCGCGCCGGCCTTGACGAAGGATTGCGCCGTGAGGTGGACTTGTTCGCCTTGTGTTTTGCCAGTGAGGACAAAGAGGAAGGCGTCCGCGCTTTCCTCGAAAAACGCAAACCCAACTTCGTCGGGCGCTGACGGCGAGGGCCTTCGCCGTGCGGCGAACGGCGCTTTGAGGCTCCGCCTATGCCCTATCTTGTGTTGCTTCGCCACGGCGAGTCCCAATGGAACCTTGAAAATCGTTTCACCGGCTGGGTGGATGTGCCACTGTCACCTAGAGGCGAGGAAGAAGCGCGGGCGGCTGGCGCGAAGTTGGCCGGCCTGACCTTTGACCACTTGTTCACCTCCGTTTTGCAGCGGGCTATTCAGACGGCCGAGCTGGCCTGTGCGGCCGCCGGCTTCACTAACCTGCCCGTCACCCGCGATCAAGCCCTAAACGAACGCCACTACGGCGACTTACAGGGGCTTAACAAAGCAGAGGTCGCCCGCCAATATGGCGATGAGCAAGTCAAAATCTGGCGGCGAAGCTATGACGTACGGCCGCCGAACGGTGAGAGTTTGGCCGATACAGCCGCGCGGGTGCTGCCGTACTACGAAGCCCACATTCTGCCCTTGCTCAAAGCCGGAAAAAACGTGCTGGTCGTGGCGCACGGCAACAGTTTGCGGGCGCTGGTGATGCACTTGGATCGGCTGTCGCCGCAGGAAGTACTTGAACTCAATATCCCCACGGGCGCGCCGCTGTATTATGAACTGGACGCCGAGGGCAACGTCGTCACTCGGCGGTATCTCTAGTGAGGACGCCCGTCCTGGGTGCGCAACCCATGAGTGACGCCCCACGAAAGCGCTCCTTTTACTTTGCAGCGTTTCCTGCTCTGGAGCGGTCGGCAAAGCCTCGTCCGATCACCCCCCCAACACCGGCTGACCCGCCGACAGAGGCGGCGCTCGATTTGCCCTTTCCTGAGCCGGACGAAGTAACGCGGTTGCCGTCTCCACCTGCCGAGCTTGCTCCTGATCCGACAGCGCCGCCGGAAAAGCATTTCAACTACTTCAACTATTTCAGTGAGATTGAGGCGGCCTTTGCGGCTCACCGTGGCAAGCCATACCGCCTGTCGCCGTTGGATTGGGCGCTTATCGAGGGTTGGCGGAAAGACGGCGTGCCTTTGCCAGTCGTCCTCCGCGCGATTGCGCAGACCTTCGCTGCACGCGCCAAGGCCGCTGGGCGACAACCGAAAGGTCGCCCACGTCCGGTTCGGTCGCTGGGGTATTGCCAACCAGCGGTAGAGGAGGCTTTCCGCGCCTACCAAGCCGGGCGCGTAGGCAAGGCCGTCCCGGCTGCGCCGGCCGCGGCAACCGACGGCGCATCGTGTACGGCGGTGGTTGGTTTTCTGGAGGCGGCGGCGCAGGCGCTCCTCACGGCGCACCGGAATCTGGCGACCCACCTGCGCCCGGATGCGCCCCATGCGCGGCTTGGAGAGCTCCTGCCAGCGGCGGCCGCGCAACTACAAACCTTACTCCGGCAGGTGCAATCAGAAGCGCCGCCGTCGCTGGAAGATTTGGAAACGAGCTTGTCCGAACTGGAAGACGCGCTGCTAGCGGCGCTGGAAGCCGACGCTCCAGTGGAGGTGCAAACCGCCGTCGCTGAGGAAGCCGCCGCCACGCTGAGGCCGTACCGCAAAGGGATGTCAGCGGCAGCTTATAGGCAAGCGCAGGCTAACTACGTTGCGCGGTTGCTCCGTCGGCGCTACGGCGTCCCTCGCCTGAGTCTGTTCCATCTTGAAAGCGCTGAAGGCGGTTGAAACCGCCGCCCAACGGCGTGGCGGTCACACATCCAAGTTCTTGACATCGAGGGCGTGTTCTTCGATGAACCGGCGGCGCGGTTCAACTGCGTCCCCCATCAGCACCGTAAACACCGCGTCGGTTTCCACCGCGTCGTTGATGCGTACCTGAAGCAGGGTTCGCTTTTCGGCGTTGAGCGTCGTTTCCCAGAGTTGCTCCGGGTTCATCTCGCCCAACCCCTTGTACCGCTGAATCGTAACGTCCCGCTTGGCCAACGCGAGAATTTGCTCACTCAAGCCGGAGCGTTCGGGGATGGTCATCCTTGTCGTCCCCTGCACAACGGTGTAGGGACCCGTCATCACATCGCGCCACTCGGCGTAGATCGCCACGCACTTCTGAAACTCAGCGTGCGTCGCTAGTTCCCAGTCCACAGGGATGGTCGGCTCTGGCGCGGTACGTCCCGTCGGCGTCACGACGACCCGGAAGAGCGCGTGTTCTTCGTCACGAGTCAAGCCTGCGTTATACCCGGCGGCGGTCAGTTTCTCTACCAGCCGACGCGGCCAGGCCTCCGTTTCAAACAGCGCATGGAGTTTGCGTCCGGGTTGGTAGGCTTCCTCGTCGGTGCACGCTTGCAGCGTCAACTCCACCAACCGCGCGTCACGCTGCAACCGCCGCTCAAGCTTGGGCAGGAAGGTTTCAAACTCCAGCAACTTGTCGAGAAACTTCGCCAACTCGCGTCCGGCCAGCGTGCGTCCGGTCGGCTCAACGGTGACTTGAATATCCTCCGTCGCCCGTTTGAGCAGGTATTTGTTCAACTCACGGTCATCCAGCAGGTACTGCTCCGATTTACCTTTTGTAACCTTGTACAACGGCGGCTGGGCGATAAACACATGCCCGCGTTCGATCAGCTCCGGCATCTGGCGGTAGAAAAACGTCAGCAACAGCGTCCGAATGTGTGATCCGTCCACATCGGCGTCGCACAGCAGAATGATTTTGTGGTAGCGCAGTTTCTCGATCGAGAAGTCCGATTTCCCAATACCCGTGCCGAGCGCCATAATCAGCGCGCCGATCTCGCCGTGCGACAGCATCTTGTCGTAGCGCGCCTTCTCAACGTTGAGAATTTTGCCTTTGAGCGGCAGGATGGCCTGTGTTCGCCTGTCACGTCCCTGCTTGGCGCTGCCCCCTGCGCTGTCGCCCTCGACAATGAAGAGTTCCGCCTTGGCTGGGTCGCGTTCGGAACAGTCCGCCAACTTGCCGGGCAGGGTCAGATTGTTGAGTGATGATTTACGCGAAATTTCCCGTGCCCGCCGCGCCGCCTCGCGCGCCCGCGCCGCATCCACCGCCTTCATGATGATGCGCTTGGCGATGGCCGGATGTTCGCCGAAGTAGGTCTTGAGTCGTTCGCGGAGGATCGAGTCCACCAGACCCTTCACGTCGCTGTTGAGCTTGTTTTTGGTCTGCCCCTCAAACTGCGGCTGCGGAAGTTTGACGCTGACCACAGCCACCAGACCTTCACGCACGTCGTCGCCGGTCAAGTTCTCCTTGAGTTGTTTGGTCAAGCCTTCGCTGACGGCATAGGCGTTAATGCTCGCCGTCAGCGCCGTCCGAAAACCGGACAGGTGCGTGCCGCCGTCCACGGTGTTGATGTTGTTGGCGAAGCTGAACACTTTCTCGTCATAACCGTCGTTGTACTGAATTGCTACCTCGACGGTGACATCGCCCTGCGTCGCCTCGCAGTAAAACGGCTCCGGCATCAGCACCGTCTTGTTGCGGTTGAGGTGCGCGACGAACTCGGCAATGCCGCCGCGATAGAAAAATTCCTGTCGCCGCTCCTGCTCGCCGCGTTCGTCGGTAAGCGTGATGGTCAAACCTTTGGTTAGAAAGGCTTTTTCACGCAACCGCTGCGCTAGGGTGTCAAAGTCGTACGTCGTCGTGGTAAAAATCTCGCCGTCCGGCTTGAAACTGACGCGCGTCCCACGCTTGGTCGTCCGGCCGGTTTGCCGGAGCGGCCCAACCGGAATGCCGCGCTCGAATTCCTGTTCGTGAACAAACCCGTTGCGGTACACCTCAACGCGCAGCCACTCCGAGAGGAAGTTGACGCAGGACACGCCGACACCGTGCAGACCGCCCGAAACCTTGTAGGTGTTGTCTTCGCCAAACTTGGCGCCGGCGTGCAACTCCGTGAGGACGATTTCCACCGCCGAGCGCTTCTTCGGATCGTCCTGCTTGATGTCCACCGGGATGCCACGCCCGTTGTCAATCACAGAAATGGAGTTGTCAGGGTGGATGATGACGTCCACGTGCGTACAGTAGCCAGCTAGGGCCTCGTCCACGGAGTTGTCAACAACTTCGTACACAAGATGGTGTAGGCCCAGCTCACCGGTAGAGCCAATATACATCGCCGGACGCAGCCGAACGGCCTCGCGGCCGGAAAGCGACGTGATAGAGTCGGCAGTGTAAGTCTCAGCCGCATCCATGAGGGGCGTCGTATCGGGCGGAGACGAAACACCGGCGGCCGTTGCGGATGCGACTTCTGGTTGGGTGCGTGGTGTGGTCATAGGCTTGGGTGATGCAGCCTTTCTCCAAAAAGATGCCGTCGCTTGGAAACACGCGGCTGCGGCGGATTGTGTCAGCGCTCCGCCCTACGCCGGACGAACCGTGAAGAAGAGACTGCGAGCAAAACAGGTAAACTGACGTTCGTTGTCCACATATTCGGTCATCTCGGTTGAGACCTTGCCGATGCCGGCGCGTTTGAACGGTTGTCGGCTGCTGGTTTTGGTCAGCCCCCAGATGGGTTCGAGGGCGCGGGCAACGGTGCGAAAATCACGGTTGACGACTGTTGCGTCGCCGACTGAATTCAGTAGCCAGTCACCTAACCGAGCGTGATTTTCCGCCGCAAGCAAGCTGCGCTGCGCGCCAAGGCATGAGTAGTCAAAACCGTCGGCGCGAATGCGGACATGAGTCGCCAACGTTGGCCCGAAAAAGTCTATCACGGAAACCTCTTCATCAGTGGTGCAGATTTCTTCCCGTTCCGTCTTAGTAGCGCGGCGCGTTGTAGCTTCCCGCGCCAGCACCTGACGAAACCGCAACGTGCCGAACACCACAAGTGAAATCTCCTTCCAAGCAAACCGAAGCGGCGCAGCGGGATCGTATCCTAAAACTTCAAGGTATTCGCCGGCTGAGGCCAGCGCCCGCGCGCGGCGCGGCGGCTGAAGCGGAGCCAGTTGCGTGTCGGACAGGATGAGCGTTCGCAAGCCGGAGCGCGCCAGCCGTTGTACCAACAGCTTGGCGTCATGGGCGGTCGCTGCACGGGCAATCGGCACCGGGGACGGTGACGCCAGCAAGCACGCCGCTTGTTCGGGCGTCAGCCGGCCGACCGTAGCAACCTCCTCTACAACGCCAGAAGTCAGGGTCGGGCCGGGCAGAAAGATCACATTGTAGCCCGGCTCAAGGTCAGCGGCGTCCCGCAAGCTGGGCAAGACGTGCGCCTCCTGCCCAGGTATACTCAGCGGACGCCCACAAAACAGGCATGTAGCGCGGTGCGCGCCGTTCGGACGCCCGCACTGGGGACAGGCAACAACGGAGCGTTCGGCTGTCGTCATCGTGGTTTCCAAGCCGCCCAGAGAGGTAGCGATCATTGCCGCTTAGGTTATCATTCCGGCGTCGCCAACGAATGTTAAGTTCGCTTGACATGGCACCCAACTAACCGTTTTCTGCTGGGCCGCCGAACCTTGCCGTTTGTGAATCGGAATCTGAATCGAAATCGCCTGTGAAACATCTGACAATTGCCGTTACCGGCGCCAGTGGAGCGATCTACGCCCAACGGTTGTTGCACTACCTCGACGCCAGCCCTGATGTGGCCCGGATTCATCTAGTCATTAGCGCCCTGGGTGCGACGGTCATCCGGGAAGAGCTTCAGCTGCCTGTCACTGGCGTCAAACAGCGCGACGCCGAGGTGCTGCTCGGTCGTCCAACCACCAAGATTACGCTGTTGCCAGCGAAGGATGTTGGCGCCGCCATCGCCAGCGGGTCCTATCCCTGCGACGGCATGGCGATTGTACCGTGCAGCATGGGAAGTCTAGGGTATATCGCCGCCGGCATCGCTCGTGACCTGA
The window above is part of the Chloracidobacterium sp. genome. Proteins encoded here:
- a CDS encoding 3D domain-containing protein: MSLCATRASVCRGLLPPFPFKLLFVFVLVLLATVGDFAVRAQQGRPTPDASQTPKPLETKTDLSNPSSNPIEQALDLPAVSSVLSVFPLRSSIEPSPNALPFIATAYSLKGRTASGERVRPGIVAADPRVLPLGSVVKVHAGQYSGVYHVKDTGGRIRGRRIDIYMPSTREAVRFGRRTVRVEVLRAGRPQRAKFGTR
- the trxB gene encoding thioredoxin-disulfide reductase; the protein is MASNHRRVIIIGAGPAGFTAAIYAARANLKPLLFEGEGPENIPGGQLMITTDVDNYPGFAHGIQGPELMANMRAQAMRFETEILTRNVTAVDFKTRPFRVWAGNDEYTADAVIVACGASAKWLGLPSEERLKGYGVSACATCDGFFFKDREVAVVGGGDTAMEEALFLTKYATKVTLIHRRRELRASKIMQARAFANPKITFLWDTVVEEIYGARETGVTGLRLRNLTTDEVVDYKCDGLFVAIGHRPNTDLFAGQLDLTPQGYIVTKPGSTHTSVPGVFAAGDVQDAVYRQAVTAAGTGCMAAIDAERWLEEQAHAAAH
- a CDS encoding enoyl-CoA hydratase-related protein, which produces MYENLLLEKHDRIAVLTINRPEKLNALNIATRDEILAALDALQADADVRVLIVTGAGDRAFIAGADINEFAGQTALSQRDVMTRRRAFDAMESFPKPVIAMINGFCLGGGLELALSCDIRTASDNAKLGQPEINLGVIPGGGGTQRLTRLIGEGKAMEMILTGEMLTAAEAHALGLVNHVFAPEELRDKTMALAAKIAEKSPIALRMAKEAVKTAARAGLDEGLRREVDLFALCFASEDKEEGVRAFLEKRKPNFVGR
- a CDS encoding 2,3-diphosphoglycerate-dependent phosphoglycerate mutase, whose protein sequence is MPYLVLLRHGESQWNLENRFTGWVDVPLSPRGEEEARAAGAKLAGLTFDHLFTSVLQRAIQTAELACAAAGFTNLPVTRDQALNERHYGDLQGLNKAEVARQYGDEQVKIWRRSYDVRPPNGESLADTAARVLPYYEAHILPLLKAGKNVLVVAHGNSLRALVMHLDRLSPQEVLELNIPTGAPLYYELDAEGNVVTRRYL
- the gyrB gene encoding DNA topoisomerase (ATP-hydrolyzing) subunit B — encoded protein: MTTPRTQPEVASATAAGVSSPPDTTPLMDAAETYTADSITSLSGREAVRLRPAMYIGSTGELGLHHLVYEVVDNSVDEALAGYCTHVDVIIHPDNSISVIDNGRGIPVDIKQDDPKKRSAVEIVLTELHAGAKFGEDNTYKVSGGLHGVGVSCVNFLSEWLRVEVYRNGFVHEQEFERGIPVGPLRQTGRTTKRGTRVSFKPDGEIFTTTTYDFDTLAQRLREKAFLTKGLTITLTDERGEQERRQEFFYRGGIAEFVAHLNRNKTVLMPEPFYCEATQGDVTVEVAIQYNDGYDEKVFSFANNINTVDGGTHLSGFRTALTASINAYAVSEGLTKQLKENLTGDDVREGLVAVVSVKLPQPQFEGQTKNKLNSDVKGLVDSILRERLKTYFGEHPAIAKRIIMKAVDAARAREAARRAREISRKSSLNNLTLPGKLADCSERDPAKAELFIVEGDSAGGSAKQGRDRRTQAILPLKGKILNVEKARYDKMLSHGEIGALIMALGTGIGKSDFSIEKLRYHKIILLCDADVDGSHIRTLLLTFFYRQMPELIERGHVFIAQPPLYKVTKGKSEQYLLDDRELNKYLLKRATEDIQVTVEPTGRTLAGRELAKFLDKLLEFETFLPKLERRLQRDARLVELTLQACTDEEAYQPGRKLHALFETEAWPRRLVEKLTAAGYNAGLTRDEEHALFRVVVTPTGRTAPEPTIPVDWELATHAEFQKCVAIYAEWRDVMTGPYTVVQGTTRMTIPERSGLSEQILALAKRDVTIQRYKGLGEMNPEQLWETTLNAEKRTLLQVRINDAVETDAVFTVLMGDAVEPRRRFIEEHALDVKNLDV
- a CDS encoding UbiX family flavin prenyltransferase, with protein sequence MKHLTIAVTGASGAIYAQRLLHYLDASPDVARIHLVISALGATVIREELQLPVTGVKQRDAEVLLGRPTTKITLLPAKDVGAAIASGSYPCDGMAIVPCSMGSLGYIAAGIARDLIHRAADVMLKERRTLILVPRETPFNAIHLENLLRVARAGALILPACPGFYHRPQSISELVDHLVFRIMAHLGVPHPAETIWRGRRASEEAASTEAMD